Proteins encoded by one window of Yersinia massiliensis:
- the coaBC gene encoding bifunctional phosphopantothenoylcysteine decarboxylase/phosphopantothenate--cysteine ligase CoaBC, whose product MMTGLSGKHLSGKKIVLGISGGIAAYKSPELVRRLRDRGADVRVVMTAAAKAFITPLTLQAVSGYPVSDDLLDPAAEAAMGHIELGKWADLVIMAPATADLLARVAAGMANDLLTTLCLATAAPVAAVPAMNQQMYRAVATQANLQTLANRGVLLWGPDSGSQACGDVGPGRMLDPLEIVELAHDYFSAKQDLQHLSVMITAGPTREALDPVRFISNQSSGKMGFAIAQAAAARGAKVTLVAGPVNLPTPAGVDRIDVVSALEMQQTVQNLAAQQNIFISCAAVADYRAVHVSDEKIKKQGDEITLKLVKNPDIVAGVASMAKNRPFVVGFAAETQNVEEYARQKLARKNLDLICANDVSLAEHGFNSDTNALHLFWPTGEKRLPLSDKHLLSQHLIDEIVSRYDEKNRH is encoded by the coding sequence ATGATGACGGGACTTTCCGGCAAACATCTCTCCGGCAAGAAGATTGTGCTCGGGATTAGCGGAGGTATAGCCGCCTATAAATCACCAGAGCTAGTACGTCGCTTGCGCGATAGAGGTGCAGATGTACGTGTGGTGATGACCGCCGCTGCGAAGGCATTTATTACGCCCCTCACATTGCAGGCTGTCTCGGGTTATCCCGTCTCTGATGATTTACTCGACCCTGCGGCTGAAGCCGCGATGGGCCATATTGAACTGGGTAAATGGGCTGATTTGGTGATTATGGCTCCTGCCACCGCCGATTTATTGGCCAGAGTGGCTGCAGGTATGGCGAATGACCTACTGACGACGCTCTGCTTGGCAACAGCGGCACCGGTTGCAGCGGTCCCCGCCATGAACCAACAAATGTACCGCGCAGTAGCGACCCAAGCGAATTTGCAAACGCTCGCCAATCGCGGAGTGCTTTTGTGGGGGCCAGACAGTGGTAGCCAAGCTTGCGGTGATGTTGGGCCAGGAAGAATGCTAGACCCGTTGGAAATCGTCGAATTAGCGCATGATTATTTTTCTGCGAAACAAGACCTGCAACATTTGAGTGTCATGATTACTGCCGGTCCAACACGTGAAGCACTTGATCCTGTGCGCTTTATCAGCAATCAAAGTTCAGGCAAGATGGGGTTCGCCATCGCTCAAGCAGCCGCCGCTCGAGGGGCGAAAGTTACGCTGGTTGCCGGGCCGGTTAATCTCCCAACGCCCGCAGGTGTGGATAGAATTGATGTCGTCAGTGCGCTTGAAATGCAGCAAACCGTTCAGAATTTGGCCGCTCAGCAGAATATTTTTATTTCTTGTGCCGCTGTAGCGGATTACCGCGCCGTACATGTTTCTGACGAGAAGATAAAAAAGCAGGGCGACGAAATTACCCTTAAGTTAGTGAAAAACCCTGATATTGTCGCAGGGGTGGCTTCGATGGCGAAAAACCGTCCATTTGTTGTAGGATTTGCGGCTGAAACCCAGAATGTGGAAGAATACGCGCGACAAAAACTGGCGCGAAAGAACCTGGATCTTATTTGCGCTAATGATGTATCGCTCGCAGAGCATGGTTTTAACAGTGACACCAATGCCTTGCACCTTTTTTGGCCGACTGGAGAGAAACGTTTACCGCTCAGCGATAAACACTTGCTCAGTCAGCATTTAATAGACGAGATTGTCAGCCGTTATGATGAAAAAAATCGACATTAA
- the dut gene encoding dUTP diphosphatase has product MMKKIDIKILDPRVGNEFPLPTYATEGSAGLDLRACLDEAVDLLPGQTTLLPTGLAIHIGDNALAAVILPRSGLGHKHGVVLGNLVGLIDSDYQGQLMVSVWNRGQQPFTIEPGERIAQMVFVPVVQAEFNLVEDFDLSERGTGGFGHSGRQ; this is encoded by the coding sequence ATGATGAAAAAAATCGACATTAAAATTCTGGACCCACGTGTTGGCAATGAATTTCCTTTACCAACGTATGCAACCGAAGGTTCTGCTGGGCTGGATTTACGTGCCTGTTTAGACGAGGCCGTTGATCTATTACCAGGTCAAACCACCTTGCTGCCGACAGGTTTAGCGATACATATTGGTGACAATGCACTGGCCGCAGTTATTTTGCCTCGCTCTGGGTTAGGGCATAAGCATGGTGTCGTACTGGGTAATCTGGTTGGCTTGATTGACTCTGATTACCAAGGGCAGTTAATGGTGTCCGTATGGAACCGTGGTCAACAGCCTTTCACTATCGAACCCGGCGAACGTATTGCACAAATGGTGTTTGTACCGGTAGTGCAAGCAGAATTCAATCTGGTTGAAGATTTTGACCTGAGTGAACGTGGTACTGGTGGTTTTGGTCATTCTGGACGCCAATAA
- the slmA gene encoding nucleoid occlusion factor SlmA: MAEKENTKRNRREEILQALAQMLESSDGSQRITTAKLAATVGVSEAALYRHFPSKTRMFDSLIEFIEDSLMSRINLILQDEKETFNRLRLILLLILGFAERNPGLTRIMTGHALMFEQDRLQGRINQLFERIEVQLRQVLREKKLRDGQGFIHDEALLATQLLAFCEGMLSRFVRSEFRYRPTQEFDARWPLIVAQLQ, translated from the coding sequence ATGGCAGAAAAAGAAAATACGAAAAGGAACAGGCGCGAGGAAATTTTGCAGGCTTTAGCGCAAATGCTGGAATCCAGCGATGGCAGCCAACGCATAACGACCGCCAAACTCGCCGCCACTGTGGGGGTGTCAGAAGCGGCTCTTTATCGTCACTTCCCCAGTAAAACGAGGATGTTTGATAGCCTGATCGAGTTCATCGAAGATAGTTTGATGTCCCGCATAAATTTGATTCTGCAAGATGAAAAAGAGACGTTCAATCGTCTCCGGTTGATCCTTTTGTTGATATTAGGGTTTGCCGAACGTAATCCAGGACTCACTCGGATTATGACTGGGCACGCATTAATGTTTGAGCAAGATCGCTTGCAAGGCCGAATCAACCAGTTGTTTGAGCGTATTGAAGTTCAACTTCGTCAGGTGCTGCGTGAGAAAAAACTGCGTGATGGGCAAGGCTTTATCCATGATGAGGCTTTACTGGCAACGCAGCTGTTGGCATTTTGTGAAGGGATGCTGTCGCGTTTTGTTCGCTCTGAATTCCGTTATAGACCGACACAAGAGTTCGATGCACGCTGGCCGCTGATTGTGGCTCAATTGCAGTAA